The genome window TTCTTCAATAATTGGTCAAGGACTAGATAAAGAAGTAGCTTTAATTACAGATGGAAGATTCTCTGGTGGAACAAGGGGAGCAGCTATTGGTCATGTTTCTCCTGAAGCAGCTGAAGGTGGAACTATTGGCCTCATAGAAGAAGGAGATATTATCCAAATAGATATTGTTAATCGTAAGTTAGATGTAAAGGTTTCAGAGGAAGAATTAGTTAAAAGAAAAGAAAAGTGGGTAAAACCTAAAACTAATACTTTTGCTAATTCTTATTTAAAAAGATACGCAGCACTTGTGACATCAGCTAGCACAGGAGCTTCAATGAGAGACGATTTTGAATAAAAATATTAAATAATATAGAATATGGAAATGCTAAAGAAGCAGAGGATTAATTTACCTTCTGCTTCTTTTTTGTTTTTGTTTTGATTCATTTATATTTTAATTTTAATTGGAGGCTAATTTTAAATGGATGAAAGATTAAATAAAAAGGCAATTTTATTTTTAATAATTATAATTACTATCTTTGTTTTTTGGTCAGGTGGAAAATATCATGAATGGAGAACGGCAAAGGATGACATTCAAATAGAAAATGAACTAGACGAAGAGGAATTAGAAGAAGATGAAATAAATGAAGACGATGCGAAGGATAATGAAACTAAAAGTTCTTATATTATGGTACATGTTTTCGGAGCAGTACATAAACCTGGTATATATGAACTGCCAGAAGGGGCAAGGGTTGAAGATGCTTTAAACTTAGCTCAGCCAACTGTAGAAGCTTTAATCGATAAATATTTAAATAGAGCTAAAATATTAGAAGATGAAGAGCCTATCTTTGTTCCAAGTGCGGCAGATATAATAGAAGATGAAAATTTAGAGTCCATGCCAGTTATGGCTGATGGTTTTAACCCTTTAAATACCGAAGGAAGGGGCACAACAAATAAGGATCAAATAAATATTAATAAAGCCTCAGCATCAGAGTTACAAAGCTTACCAGGAATAGGGCAAGTAAAAGCAGATGCTATTATTGAATACAGAAATAGCAATGGTAACTTTAAATCAATTGAAGAAATTACAAATGTTAAAGGAATAGGAGCGGCAACTTTAGAAAAATTAAAAGATAAGATTTCAGTGCGGTGAAATAATAGTCGTTCTGGAGGAAACAAATGAATGTTGAAAGAAAAATAGTGAATTTTACTTTAGTTTATATTGTGGGAATAATTGTAGGTTTTAATAATTTATATTTAGCCTGTACTTTAATTTTTTGCGGGATTTGTTTAAGTCTAGGAATGGTGAAAATTCACAAAAATTACCTTAAGGTAATTTTCATCTTATTGCCTTTAATTTTAGGTATTGTGATAGTCAATCTACATAATATTGTTGATGAAAGCTTAGCTCCTTGGGAAGGAGAAAACGTTGAAGTTACCGGGAAAATAAAACCTAAAATACTAAGTAATAATAGATATATAATTGAACTAGAAAAAATCAATAAGACAAAATTAAAAAATAAGCCACTTGTCTTAATCCAATTTAAGAAAGATTGTCCTGAATATTTTTCGTGGAATGATAAAGTTAAATTAAAGGGTAAATTAAATGGTTTAAAAGTAGCGACAAATCCGGGACAATTTTCAGAAAAGGATTATTGGAGTAAACAAAAGGTCTACCAGAAAATATATGTTTTAGAAAAAGGAGAAGTATTAAAGCAAGGTACAGGCTTTTTTGCGTACACCTTTAAATTTAGAGAAAAAGTAGCTAAAAAGATAGTAGATCTCTTTCCAGAAAAGCAAAGTGGGATAATTTTAGGTATAATTTTAGGAGATAAAAGCAATTTAGATGAGCATTATTATGACCTTTTTCAAAAATTAGGCATTGTCCATATTTTTGCAGTTTCAGGTCTACATGTAGGATATATTTTAGGGGCATATCTTTTATTAAGTAAGGTTTGTAAAATTTCACCAACATTCAATTTGTTTTTTGCAATAATACTTTTGTTTTTTTATAGTTTAATTACAGGTCTCAGCCCATCAGTTATAAGAGCTTCTTTAATGAGCATATTAGTGCTACTGGGGACTAATTTGCTTAAGTATAAGGACTTTTATACAATTATTGCAAGTAGTGCTTTAGTAATTTTAATTTTCAATCCTTTAGCTTTATTTACGATTAGTTTTCAATTATCTTTTATAACCGTGTGGGGACTAGTTTATTTTAGTCAAATTACCCGGGAAATATTTGTTCGTTTTCCGTCGAAAATAAGGGAAATATTGTCTATTTCTCTTGCGGCACAAATAGCTTCTTTGCCTATTGTAGTTTATTATTTTAATTTAATCTCATTTGTAGCACCATTAGTAAATGTTTTGATTGTTGGCATAGTATCTGTTCTTGTACCTTTATTATTGGCTACAATACTCATTTCTTTTGGATCAACTTTAGTAGTTAGTCCCTTAATCTTTTTCTGTAATGTATTATTAGATGGGATTATGCTGTTTAGCGATCTAATTATGAAGATATTTTCATCAGGCTATACATTTTTTCCAAGTCCCCCTCTTATAGGGATAATTTTATATTATTTTATTCTGATTTTAATTAGAGAACGAAAAACAATTTATCCTTATATACCTAAGAAAATTAGAATAATAACTAGTATTATTTTAGTAGTAATTTTGTTATTATTAACTATACCTATTAACCAGGAAATAAGGATGACATTCTTAGATGTAGGTCAAGGGGATAGCTGTGTCATCCAAACAAATCAAAACAAAAAAATTGTTATAGACGGGGGCCCAGATACTACTACTTTATTTAATTATTTAAAACATATTGGTACTAATAAAGTAGATTTAGTTGTATTATCTCATCCAGATTCTGACCATATTAATGGCTTGTTTAAAGTGTTAGAATCTATTAAAGTAAGTACTTTATTAGTACCTCCAGATGCGTATAACAATGAAGCTTTACAAGAACTAAAAAATATAGCTAAGAAAAAAGAAACTAAAATTATCGAAGGTAAACAAGGAATGAAACTAACTGTTGGAGGTCAAATTATATTAAAGATTATTGCTCCACATCCAAATAACTTAAGTGCACTAGATGTAAATAACGCTTCTATAGTTTTTATTTTCACTTATGGAAAGCAAGATATCCTATTTACCGGAGATGTTGAAAATAAAGGAATAGAAAAATTTGTTAATCAGCTAGATGAGGTAGAAGTAATTAAAGTGCCTCATCATGGAAGTAAAAGTTCAGATTCGGCTGAATTATATGATAATACAAATCCAAGTATGGCGATTATTTCTGCAGGTAGAAGTAACCAGTATAATCATCCGCATCAAGATATAGTGAAAAAACTCAAGAAAAGAAAAATAGAAACTTTTAGAACTGACAAAAACGGTGCTATTATTTTAAAGGTTAAAAAGGATAGACTTAAACCAACTACAACACTAGTTAATTAAAGCACCAAATTAGGAGGTAATATGTTTTGTATAAAATACTACGAAATTTATTTTTATGTCTGTTAATAATATTAATAGCCGATAAAGCTATAGCAGCTGCTCCCCCAGAAACAAATGGTAAATCCTATATTTTATATGATCCTAGTTCAAATCAAGTATTAGCAGGAAAGGATGTACATAGGAAACTATTTCCGGCCAGTACAACTAAAATTTTAACTGTAATAATTGCACTTGAAGAAGGAAAACTAAATGATAAAGTAACAATAGGTGCTAATCCTCCTAAAGCAGAAGGTTCAAAGGTTTATTTAAGAGAAGGTGACCAAGTGACCTTAGAACAACTTGTTAATGCTGCAATGGTTCATTCTGCAAATGATGCTGCGTTAGCTATCGCCGAACATATAGGTGGATCTGAAGAAAGTTTCATCAAAATGATGAATAAAAAAGCACAAGAGATTGGATGTAAAGAAAGTAGTTTTTGCAATCCCCATGGTTTAACAGATGATAAGCATTTAACCTCAGCTTATGATTTAGCCTTAATAGGTAAGTATGCGATGAAAAATCCTACCTTTAGAGAATTAGCAGGTAAAAAAACTTATAATTGGGTAGGAACAGAGTGGCAAAATAATCTTGTAAATATCAATAAACTATTATGGAAAATGCCAGATAGTACAGGAATGAAACCTGGATATACTTCGGAAGCTAAAAATACTTTAGTTGCTTCAGCAAAAAGAAATGGAAGAGAATTAATTTGTGTAATTTTAGGTGTTGAAACAGGTAATATTTATGATGAAGCTCAAGCTTTTCTGGAATATGGTTTTCAAAACTTTCATAGTATGAGTTTAATGGAAAAGGATAATACCGTAGCTTCAATTAAGTTTACTGATACTAAAAATGTAGAACTGCTAGCTGCAAGACCCTTTAATATTTCTATTCCTAGTGGAGAAGAATCTAAATTAGAAAGACAAGTAGTCCTACAAAAAACCAGTTTACCTGTTAAAAAGGGAGAAATTATAGGGGAATTAATTGTCTCTTTAAATGGACAAGAAAAAGACCGGATACCTTTAAAAGCAAAGGAAAGTGTAAAGGAACAATATAACCTTTTACAAGGATTTTTAAATGTTATTGCTGTAATATATTTACTGCAAATAGTTGTAAGAATGTACAGAATGTTTAGTAAAAAACGAAGAAGAGTTTATCGTTACTACAATTCAAA of Desulfonispora thiosulfatigenes DSM 11270 contains these proteins:
- a CDS encoding helix-hairpin-helix domain-containing protein; its protein translation is MDERLNKKAILFLIIIITIFVFWSGGKYHEWRTAKDDIQIENELDEEELEEDEINEDDAKDNETKSSYIMVHVFGAVHKPGIYELPEGARVEDALNLAQPTVEALIDKYLNRAKILEDEEPIFVPSAADIIEDENLESMPVMADGFNPLNTEGRGTTNKDQININKASASELQSLPGIGQVKADAIIEYRNSNGNFKSIEEITNVKGIGAATLEKLKDKISVR
- a CDS encoding DNA internalization-related competence protein ComEC/Rec2, with amino-acid sequence MNVERKIVNFTLVYIVGIIVGFNNLYLACTLIFCGICLSLGMVKIHKNYLKVIFILLPLILGIVIVNLHNIVDESLAPWEGENVEVTGKIKPKILSNNRYIIELEKINKTKLKNKPLVLIQFKKDCPEYFSWNDKVKLKGKLNGLKVATNPGQFSEKDYWSKQKVYQKIYVLEKGEVLKQGTGFFAYTFKFREKVAKKIVDLFPEKQSGIILGIILGDKSNLDEHYYDLFQKLGIVHIFAVSGLHVGYILGAYLLLSKVCKISPTFNLFFAIILLFFYSLITGLSPSVIRASLMSILVLLGTNLLKYKDFYTIIASSALVILIFNPLALFTISFQLSFITVWGLVYFSQITREIFVRFPSKIREILSISLAAQIASLPIVVYYFNLISFVAPLVNVLIVGIVSVLVPLLLATILISFGSTLVVSPLIFFCNVLLDGIMLFSDLIMKIFSSGYTFFPSPPLIGIILYYFILILIRERKTIYPYIPKKIRIITSIILVVILLLLTIPINQEIRMTFLDVGQGDSCVIQTNQNKKIVIDGGPDTTTLFNYLKHIGTNKVDLVVLSHPDSDHINGLFKVLESIKVSTLLVPPDAYNNEALQELKNIAKKKETKIIEGKQGMKLTVGGQIILKIIAPHPNNLSALDVNNASIVFIFTYGKQDILFTGDVENKGIEKFVNQLDEVEVIKVPHHGSKSSDSAELYDNTNPSMAIISAGRSNQYNHPHQDIVKKLKKRKIETFRTDKNGAIILKVKKDRLKPTTTLVN
- a CDS encoding D-alanyl-D-alanine carboxypeptidase family protein; protein product: MYKILRNLFLCLLIILIADKAIAAAPPETNGKSYILYDPSSNQVLAGKDVHRKLFPASTTKILTVIIALEEGKLNDKVTIGANPPKAEGSKVYLREGDQVTLEQLVNAAMVHSANDAALAIAEHIGGSEESFIKMMNKKAQEIGCKESSFCNPHGLTDDKHLTSAYDLALIGKYAMKNPTFRELAGKKTYNWVGTEWQNNLVNINKLLWKMPDSTGMKPGYTSEAKNTLVASAKRNGRELICVILGVETGNIYDEAQAFLEYGFQNFHSMSLMEKDNTVASIKFTDTKNVELLAARPFNISIPSGEESKLERQVVLQKTSLPVKKGEIIGELIVSLNGQEKDRIPLKAKESVKEQYNLLQGFLNVIAVIYLLQIVVRMYRMFSKKRRRVYRYYNSKNL